In a genomic window of Fusarium verticillioides 7600 chromosome 11, whole genome shotgun sequence:
- a CDS encoding hypothetical protein (At least one base has a quality score < 10): MANLNSAVPAKASPRSNIFEIAERKDLGEDVFTNVYEQWLPPAGRGIYGGSVIAVSLAAAQETVPSDFHIHSCQCTFLHPGSINRRQTYHVARVRQGSTFATRMVECREQDEIIITITVSFTRETDRVSGTVEHTVAPFEIPEPPGVQCEEQPEWTLTEPFQRYRIDVIDEPISKNPSHKRRIFRQWFRFPGFIPENGGPDAHLHALAFLTDGYFILAAAQLHRIWRLPFALEDVPSFSPRLRSQVQRVNEIEGLGSTIEEWAKRPRMAMAASLDHRIYFHEPLRTKVDEWMVSEMESPWAAHGRALVVQRMFAKDGTLLATCTQEGILRIAEDDPTSSSKI, translated from the exons ATGGCTAACTTAAATTCAGCTGTGCCCGCAAAGGCCAGCCCTAGATCAAACATTTTTGAAATAGCAGAACGCAAGGACTTGGGGGAG GACGTCTTTACCAATGTCTACGAGCAGTGGCTGCCTCCCGCAGGAAGGGGTATCTACGGCGGGTCTGTAATTGCGGTCAGTCTCGCTGCTGCACAAGAGACTGTACCGAGCGATTTTCACATTCATTCTTGCCAATGTacctttcttcatcctggATCTATTAATAGACGACAGACGTACCATGTCGCAAGAGTTCGACAAGGCTCTACGTTCGCCACACGCATGGTTGAATGTCGTGAGCAGGACGAGATTATCATCACTATCACTGTTAGCTTCACACGAGAGACTGACAGAGTTTCGGGGACTGTGGAGCATACAGTTGCCCCTTTCGAAATCCCTGAGCCCCCCGGCGTACAATGTGAAGAACAGCCGGAATGGACCTTGACAGAGCCATTTCAGCGCTATAGGATCGATGTGATCGATGAACCGATTTCTAAAAACCCCTCACATAAACGACGTATCTTCCGCCAGTGGTTTCGCTTCCCTGGATTTATTCCCGAAAATGGCGGGCCTGACGCTCATCTTCAtgccttggcctttttgACCGACGGCTACTTCATTCTCGCGGCGGCACAACTTCACCGTATATGGCGACTCCCCTTCGCACTAGAGGATGTGCCATCATTTTCGCCCAGGCTGAGATCTCAAGTTCAAAGGGTCAATGAGATTGAAGGGCTGGGGTCTACCATAGAGGAATGGGCTAAACGTCCAAGGATGGCTATGGCAGCGAGTCTTGACCATAGGATCTACTTTCATGAACCGCTACGGACTAAAGTAGATGAGTGGATGGTTTCAGAAATGGAAAGTCCATGGGCAGCGCACGGAAGGGCTTTGGTTGTCCAACGAATGTTTGCAAAAGATGGAACTTTACTGGCTACATGCACACAAGAG GGAATACTTCGTATCGCAGAAGATGATCCTACGAGTAGTTCCAAGATATGA